In the genome of Fulvivirga maritima, one region contains:
- a CDS encoding peptidase domain-containing ABC transporter, with translation MKFPFVRQLDVMDCGAACLSMVAKYHGRSVPLQKLRQMSDIDRDGASLAGIMQAAEKIHFRSFAAYLTEEQLVKAPLPIIIHWDQVHYVILYKTKNQHFYIADPGKGKVKLKRDSFMKHWKITEKDSGVALLLEPLPSFYKQPYNQEKNNIGSLFHYLRGYKKLFTQVFLGLFLATLLGMALPFLTQAIVDTGIQTENLNFIYLICLAQLMVFSGRMVVEMIRTRVLLHIGSRLSISLLADFLEKLMALPASFFDARKTADIMQRMQDHKRIEIFFTKSVIAAIFSSINLIVFSIVLVIYSFKIALIFFIGTILSTIWIFGFMSRRKQVDYGKFLQQSENQNALIEIVQGMFEIKLNGAEKEKSWDWQEKQARLFKLNFSSLNIEQSQQGGTLFLGEIKNILIIAVSASLVLKGELTLGMMLSISYITGQLNNPVVQFIDFFRNWQDAQISFKRINEIFLMETEDREKPSLADFNSISNSSLSVSNITFKYNKAQNKAALRNISLNIPSGKVTAIVGASGSGKTTLIKLLLKFIEPDNGSIHLGNIPLAGITASSWRKKCGAVLQGGYIFSDTVANNITFGSDLVDHARLQKAAQLANVDSFISSLPSGYQSVIGIDGIGLSEGQKQRILIARAAYRDPEFIFFDEATNSLDANNEKEITENLSDFFKGKTVVIVAHRLSTVRHADQIIMLDKGHIIEQGSHDDLIRLEGGYYHLIKNQLELGL, from the coding sequence ATGAAATTCCCCTTTGTAAGACAGCTAGACGTAATGGATTGCGGCGCAGCATGCCTCAGCATGGTAGCCAAATACCATGGAAGGTCTGTACCATTACAAAAGCTGCGACAAATGTCAGACATAGATAGGGATGGTGCTTCACTAGCCGGAATAATGCAAGCGGCAGAAAAAATACACTTCAGGTCTTTCGCAGCTTACCTTACAGAAGAACAGCTCGTAAAAGCTCCACTACCTATTATTATTCACTGGGATCAGGTACATTATGTAATACTTTATAAAACCAAGAACCAACATTTTTATATTGCCGACCCCGGTAAAGGAAAGGTTAAGCTTAAAAGAGATTCATTCATGAAGCACTGGAAGATAACTGAGAAAGACTCAGGGGTCGCTCTTCTTCTTGAACCGCTACCTTCATTTTATAAGCAACCTTATAACCAAGAGAAAAATAACATAGGTTCTTTATTTCATTACTTAAGAGGATATAAAAAACTCTTTACACAAGTATTTTTAGGTCTGTTTTTAGCTACCCTGCTTGGAATGGCTTTACCTTTTCTTACTCAAGCGATTGTAGACACGGGCATACAAACAGAAAATCTCAACTTTATATACCTTATCTGCTTGGCACAACTCATGGTATTCTCCGGTCGAATGGTGGTGGAGATGATACGAACCAGGGTATTACTTCATATTGGTAGTCGCTTAAGCATATCTTTATTGGCGGATTTTTTAGAGAAACTCATGGCACTTCCCGCCTCATTTTTTGATGCCCGCAAAACAGCGGATATTATGCAAAGGATGCAAGACCATAAACGAATTGAAATTTTCTTTACAAAATCTGTAATAGCCGCCATTTTTTCATCTATCAATCTGATTGTCTTCTCTATAGTCTTAGTGATTTACAGTTTCAAAATAGCGCTTATATTTTTCATAGGTACAATATTAAGCACCATTTGGATTTTTGGTTTCATGAGCCGCAGAAAGCAAGTTGATTATGGAAAGTTCTTACAACAATCGGAGAATCAAAATGCACTTATTGAAATAGTGCAGGGCATGTTCGAAATTAAACTCAATGGAGCTGAGAAAGAAAAAAGCTGGGACTGGCAAGAAAAACAAGCTCGTTTATTTAAACTCAACTTTTCAAGTTTAAACATAGAACAATCACAACAAGGTGGCACTCTTTTTTTAGGAGAAATAAAAAACATCCTGATTATAGCTGTATCCGCCAGTCTGGTACTTAAAGGTGAACTTACCTTAGGAATGATGTTATCCATTTCATACATCACTGGACAGCTAAATAACCCCGTGGTGCAATTCATTGATTTTTTCAGAAATTGGCAAGATGCTCAAATAAGTTTCAAAAGGATCAATGAGATTTTTTTGATGGAAACAGAGGATAGAGAAAAGCCTTCTCTGGCTGATTTTAACTCTATATCTAATTCTTCTCTAAGTGTATCTAACATCACTTTTAAATATAATAAAGCACAAAATAAAGCCGCGCTAAGAAATATTTCTCTCAATATCCCTTCAGGAAAAGTTACTGCCATTGTAGGAGCAAGTGGCAGTGGTAAAACCACATTAATAAAGCTATTACTCAAATTTATAGAACCCGATAATGGCAGCATCCACCTGGGCAATATTCCCTTAGCCGGTATAACCGCTTCTTCCTGGAGAAAGAAATGTGGAGCCGTTCTACAAGGGGGCTACATTTTCTCTGATACAGTAGCCAATAATATCACCTTCGGCTCCGATCTGGTAGATCATGCACGACTACAAAAAGCGGCCCAGCTAGCCAATGTTGACTCCTTCATATCATCATTGCCTTCGGGCTATCAAAGTGTAATAGGCATTGATGGAATTGGGCTTAGTGAAGGTCAAAAACAGAGAATACTTATTGCCAGGGCTGCTTATAGAGATCCTGAATTCATTTTCTTTGATGAAGCCACCAATTCTTTGGATGCTAATAATGAGAAAGAAATAACTGAAAACCTAAGCGATTTTTTTAAAGGAAAGACAGTAGTTATAGTAGCACACAGACTAAGCACAGTGAGGCATGCGGATCAAATAATTATGTTAGACAAGGGCCATATCATAGAACAAGGCTCTCATGATGACTTGATTAGGCTGGAAGGTGGGTATTATCATTTGATTAAAAACCAATTGGAGCTAGGGCTATGA
- a CDS encoding T9SS type A sorting domain-containing protein yields MNRTIKLLFVVLAISLTSLVNAQDLDTLTNLSDTVELYAPQYSNPGEWGYILGQNSSYRQQFAEKYYIEGSGVVKGMVVHLSGNYNHPNNYVEFNVYNVAANALPGNRLGGKQVLYKDLDLSGKAMHVAFNTAIAVKDSFFVTFNVLDYLHGGYDGDTLGLMMGEEGSRSEQDLNSFGRNAVQAHNHTKEDWKDFYTQNFTPIATHFALYPIVEFNTITAIDPLVNNVDIKLFPNPAREHFCIASDTEIIQLEIYDLRGKLFYQVSKNGVKECVNTNDWPQGSYIVRAITQTDRIYMNKIIIK; encoded by the coding sequence ATGAATAGAACCATTAAATTGCTGTTTGTAGTATTGGCTATAAGCTTGACGTCCTTAGTAAATGCTCAAGACTTAGATACATTAACTAACCTTTCTGATACTGTGGAGCTATATGCTCCACAGTATTCTAACCCCGGAGAATGGGGGTATATATTAGGGCAAAACTCGTCTTACCGTCAACAATTTGCGGAGAAGTATTATATAGAAGGCTCAGGTGTAGTAAAAGGAATGGTTGTACACCTTTCTGGCAACTATAACCACCCTAATAATTACGTGGAATTCAATGTTTACAATGTGGCGGCTAATGCCCTTCCCGGTAATAGACTGGGAGGTAAACAAGTTCTCTATAAAGACCTTGACCTTAGCGGAAAAGCCATGCATGTAGCTTTTAATACTGCCATAGCTGTAAAGGATTCCTTTTTTGTTACTTTCAATGTCTTAGATTATTTGCACGGCGGCTATGATGGAGATACGCTCGGTCTAATGATGGGAGAAGAAGGGTCTCGCTCAGAACAGGATCTAAATAGTTTTGGTAGAAACGCTGTACAGGCACATAACCATACTAAAGAAGATTGGAAAGATTTTTATACTCAGAATTTCACTCCTATTGCTACTCATTTTGCACTATATCCAATAGTAGAATTTAACACCATTACAGCAATAGATCCCCTGGTGAATAATGTGGATATAAAGTTATTCCCAAATCCAGCAAGAGAACACTTTTGCATAGCGTCAGATACGGAAATTATTCAGTTAGAAATTTATGACTTGAGAGGAAAGTTATTTTATCAAGTCTCAAAGAATGGAGTAAAGGAGTGTGTGAATACTAATGATTGGCCTCAGGGCAGTTACATAGTGCGTGCTATTACTCAAACAGATCGAATTTATATGAACAAAATAATCATAAAATAA
- a CDS encoding TonB-dependent receptor produces the protein MHTHAPLVFTLTSDQVDRQFLMKNQGNTLMNTIEKLPGVSSINTGTGISKPVIRGMSFNRVIVNEYGIKQEGQQWGVDHGLELDQFGVEELEVIKGPSSVIYGSDGVGGVINIKKPTISPHDTLRGDIMVNYKSNNSLIGSSASVETVKNGLWLKGRVTWQDFADYQVPANEFLYNSYTLPIIDQKLKNTAGNELDYSVHTGIKRKWGYTTMYLSRYGQKVGFFSGAFGMPRSYQLQDDGNNRDIQLPYQNIDHWKLISNTVIFNNKSTWMIDIGYQHNLREEHSYPHSHGQGPTPQGTLALQLSLKTYSYNLRWNYDILENWHLFVGSNGQVKTNTIDGFESLIPEYEVKQTGIYVLQDLRIAKKLYWQLGARWDLARQEAQETRLPIYNDDASITDYSIRNTHISKSYSIPTLSSGVGFQASPKNSFKYNVGTAFRFPSVPELASNGVHHGTFRHEVGDSELDVEKGVLQDISWHNHQKRIDLTLAVFYYNFSNYIYLRPSSNFSTLPEAGQVYEYSQGRVNITGGELSATSLVFNNLTWMLTMEYVWNKNLDLNYPLPFTPPFHILSDWEYQFNVRSERAKPWIRLSAETFSDQNRVDQNEKRTPGHYLVHMALGVEFQLFNQLFECQLHVKNLTNKYYLNNMSRYRILNLPEQGRNIQVSIKCSL, from the coding sequence GTGCATACTCATGCTCCTTTGGTATTCACGCTTACATCAGATCAGGTAGACAGACAGTTTTTAATGAAAAACCAGGGTAATACTTTAATGAACACTATAGAGAAGCTACCTGGTGTAAGTTCTATAAATACGGGAACTGGTATTTCTAAGCCCGTAATAAGAGGAATGAGCTTTAATAGAGTAATTGTTAATGAATACGGCATTAAGCAGGAAGGGCAGCAATGGGGTGTAGATCACGGCTTGGAGTTAGATCAGTTTGGAGTTGAAGAGTTAGAGGTTATCAAAGGGCCATCATCAGTAATTTATGGATCTGATGGTGTAGGAGGGGTGATTAATATTAAGAAACCAACCATTTCCCCTCATGATACATTAAGAGGAGACATCATGGTGAACTATAAATCTAATAATAGCTTGATAGGTTCATCTGCCTCAGTAGAAACCGTAAAAAATGGTCTTTGGCTCAAGGGAAGAGTAACGTGGCAGGATTTTGCCGACTACCAGGTTCCGGCTAATGAATTTCTTTATAATTCATATACACTACCCATTATTGATCAAAAATTAAAAAATACGGCGGGGAATGAGTTAGATTATTCAGTTCATACAGGCATCAAAAGAAAATGGGGTTATACTACTATGTATTTGTCACGTTATGGACAGAAGGTAGGCTTTTTTTCGGGAGCTTTTGGTATGCCTCGAAGTTATCAACTGCAGGATGACGGTAATAATAGGGATATTCAGCTACCTTATCAAAATATAGATCATTGGAAGTTGATATCTAACACAGTTATTTTTAACAATAAAAGTACCTGGATGATAGATATTGGTTATCAACATAACTTAAGAGAAGAACATTCTTATCCACATTCTCATGGTCAGGGGCCTACGCCACAGGGAACTTTAGCATTACAGTTAAGCTTAAAAACCTATTCCTATAATCTCCGATGGAACTATGATATTTTAGAAAATTGGCATCTTTTTGTAGGCAGTAACGGGCAAGTAAAAACCAACACCATAGATGGCTTTGAGTCGCTTATTCCTGAATACGAAGTGAAGCAGACAGGTATTTATGTACTACAGGATCTCAGAATAGCAAAAAAACTCTACTGGCAATTGGGAGCAAGGTGGGATTTAGCCAGACAAGAGGCACAGGAAACAAGGTTGCCCATATACAATGATGATGCTTCCATAACCGATTATTCTATAAGAAATACGCATATTAGTAAATCATATAGCATTCCTACGTTATCATCAGGGGTGGGTTTTCAAGCCTCACCTAAGAACAGTTTTAAGTATAATGTTGGTACTGCTTTTAGATTCCCTTCAGTCCCTGAGTTGGCTTCTAATGGAGTGCATCATGGTACTTTCAGACACGAAGTGGGAGACTCTGAATTGGATGTGGAAAAAGGAGTGCTGCAGGATATTTCCTGGCATAATCATCAAAAAAGGATTGACCTTACATTAGCCGTGTTTTATTATAATTTCAGTAACTACATTTACTTGAGGCCCTCTTCTAATTTTTCCACCTTACCAGAAGCAGGGCAGGTTTATGAGTATTCTCAGGGAAGGGTAAACATTACTGGAGGGGAGCTAAGTGCCACCAGTTTGGTGTTTAACAACCTCACTTGGATGCTTACCATGGAGTATGTTTGGAATAAGAATTTGGATCTCAATTATCCATTGCCATTTACTCCACCCTTTCATATTCTTAGTGACTGGGAATACCAATTTAATGTAAGAAGTGAAAGAGCCAAACCATGGATAAGGTTATCAGCTGAAACATTTTCGGATCAAAACAGAGTTGATCAAAATGAAAAAAGAACGCCTGGACATTATCTGGTTCATATGGCTTTAGGTGTTGAATTTCAGCTGTTTAATCAGCTGTTTGAATGCCAGCTTCATGTTAAAAATCTTACTAATAAGTATTATCTCAATAACATGAGTAGGTATAGAATCCTTAATCTACCCGAACAAGGAAGGAATATTCAGGTATCTATAAAGTGTTCACTTTAA
- a CDS encoding DUF4625 domain-containing protein, with translation MRNIVILCILSTAIIFSCGDSETPLPEQPEINVVQVHPHVETLEICGENDPRSIALTSADTLAITFNLKGQNGLSQYKIDLHSNFDCHTHGRINQAPWYVLKVEEVEGSEATVDERLIVPQDVQAGNYHFMLQLLDQKGNEAEAVLYSLQVKNVGDIQAPNMQLINPSEPPLQLVKTEPVEFSYAISDNELLYGGRVDVTYISPSGQTYTAAQYYFTQADGEEFTYNFNFDFPTLPTSGEYTFMVKVYDATGNVTEESLEVIISD, from the coding sequence ATGAGAAATATAGTTATCCTTTGCATTCTATCTACTGCTATTATTTTTTCATGTGGTGATTCTGAAACCCCTTTACCTGAACAGCCGGAGATTAACGTTGTACAAGTTCATCCTCATGTGGAAACCCTTGAGATATGTGGAGAGAATGATCCTCGGTCTATAGCTCTAACCTCTGCAGATACTTTAGCCATAACTTTTAATCTAAAAGGACAAAATGGTCTTTCTCAATATAAAATAGATTTGCATAGCAATTTTGATTGCCACACACATGGGAGAATTAACCAAGCTCCCTGGTATGTCTTAAAAGTGGAGGAAGTAGAAGGCTCAGAAGCTACTGTAGATGAAAGGTTAATCGTGCCTCAGGATGTGCAGGCGGGTAATTATCATTTTATGCTTCAGCTATTAGATCAGAAGGGAAATGAAGCTGAAGCAGTACTTTATAGCCTACAGGTAAAAAATGTAGGAGATATTCAAGCTCCTAATATGCAATTGATAAACCCATCAGAGCCTCCACTCCAGTTAGTAAAAACTGAGCCAGTAGAATTTTCCTATGCAATATCAGATAATGAGCTTCTATACGGAGGCAGAGTAGATGTAACTTATATAAGCCCTTCTGGACAAACATATACAGCTGCTCAATATTATTTCACTCAAGCAGATGGAGAGGAATTTACCTATAACTTCAATTTTGATTTTCCTACGTTACCCACTAGTGGTGAATATACATTTATGGTAAAAGTGTATGATGCCACAGGTAATGTAACTGAAGAGAGTTTAGAGGTGATTATTAGTGATTAA
- a CDS encoding carboxypeptidase-like regulatory domain-containing protein, translating to MINGVVLNSSNQKLENAVVQDLTSGKTVITDQSGAYAIHNLSSGRHTLVVRLLGYESQSDTVDIVSYSTKKRFYTD from the coding sequence ATGATTAATGGAGTGGTATTGAATAGTTCTAATCAGAAATTAGAAAATGCTGTGGTTCAAGATCTTACTAGTGGTAAAACTGTAATTACTGATCAATCAGGGGCATATGCTATTCATAATTTATCTTCAGGAAGGCATACTCTTGTAGTGAGATTGCTAGGGTATGAGAGTCAAAGTGATACTGTAGATATAGTCAGTTATTCCACCAAAAAAAGATTTTATACTGATTGA
- a CDS encoding ABC transporter ATP-binding protein — MLEAINLSKKYREHHALKGLNLKVSAGETYCLLGQNGAGKTTTINLFLGLLKPSGGNVLINGEEVNMRNSSTNSMIAYIPEVVQLYGNLNGLENLEFFSRLSGHKHNRRWLSALLSKAGLQEHHHTKKLSGYSKGMRQKVGVAIALSKNAQVIFMDEPTSGLDPQATAEFTAICKELVSEGKTIFMATHDIFNAVNVGSKIGIMKEGELIHSGETARLSASQLQDMYLKTI; from the coding sequence ATGCTAGAAGCAATCAATTTATCAAAGAAATATAGAGAGCATCATGCTCTTAAAGGCTTAAACCTAAAGGTGTCTGCCGGAGAAACTTATTGTTTGTTGGGTCAAAATGGAGCTGGTAAAACTACTACTATTAATCTTTTTTTAGGCCTATTAAAGCCTTCAGGAGGTAATGTCTTAATAAATGGCGAAGAGGTGAATATGAGAAATAGCAGTACCAATAGCATGATCGCTTATATTCCTGAAGTGGTACAGCTTTATGGTAATTTGAATGGCTTAGAAAATTTGGAATTTTTTAGCAGGCTGTCAGGTCATAAACATAATAGAAGGTGGTTATCTGCATTGCTTTCTAAAGCAGGTCTTCAGGAGCATCATCATACTAAAAAGTTATCTGGTTATTCTAAAGGCATGCGGCAAAAAGTAGGAGTAGCGATAGCACTGTCAAAAAATGCTCAGGTAATATTTATGGATGAGCCTACCTCAGGTTTAGATCCTCAGGCCACAGCTGAGTTTACAGCCATTTGTAAGGAGCTGGTATCTGAAGGTAAAACTATCTTTATGGCTACTCATGACATATTCAATGCTGTAAACGTGGGTTCCAAAATTGGTATCATGAAAGAGGGGGAGCTTATTCATTCTGGAGAAACTGCGAGGCTAAGTGCTAGTCAGTTACAAGACATGTACCTCAAAACTATATAA
- a CDS encoding YCF48-related protein yields the protein MMKTLLFNKYLKLSFLTAFLFIHWNHIQAQDNSWKWQHPFPVGNSHFDVAWISEETFYVSGTKGQFIKTSDFGGSWEVSHLPTEATVREIDFINESKGWAVTDNGQIWVTEDAGTNWTLQYENAESPTLRDIYFYNEQIGYAVGDAGYVENVLFKTENGGEDWSKITLPLTAGASFYGLFFCKAVSQDTVYAAGWDNTFFRSYDGGTTWNTISLPATAGGFYEGAYFVNESTGFIVGPSGYIIKTTDSGATWSVLMGSAESSDYFTEAYFYDNMRGWVSSFECLYTTEDGGATWSSNCESDYGGSRKSFIQFDTEGNGIAVASYDILVTHNGNDFEKVLPIDSINDLYSISNANDHLYIAASAGEIFHSTDKGQQWQVMSTPVNSALHCVQFVDDNHGWAAGNDGIVLKTEDGGNNWQQVEVGYEGNFSDMYLWSREELILTGATGTIIKTSDAGANWSVGNISAEDNLNAVHFVSADTGYVVGNTGLLAMSTDGGYNWELQDPGVLSHLNDVFFVSSSTGYAVGRSGIISYTENGGGLWIPQVSGVSATLNSVYFSDANHGYITTSGNVLATDDGGKNWNIQPTPSGNTLLDIYFNDQGQGWAVGTAGNILFYGEHITGVEDLGRGVTTLETVIYPNPAKSRIHFKLQTSYSGPAVLIVNSLNGNKVVNTNINFQDGEYLWDITPELENGVYVIQLRLAGEVQSSKLIINR from the coding sequence ATGATGAAAACTCTACTCTTTAATAAATACCTTAAGCTATCTTTTTTAACCGCCTTTCTATTTATTCACTGGAATCATATTCAAGCGCAGGATAACAGTTGGAAATGGCAGCATCCATTTCCCGTAGGAAATAGTCATTTTGATGTAGCTTGGATCAGTGAAGAGACTTTTTATGTTTCTGGAACAAAAGGACAGTTTATAAAAACCTCTGATTTTGGAGGGTCTTGGGAAGTGTCTCATCTGCCTACAGAAGCTACGGTAAGAGAGATAGATTTTATTAATGAATCTAAGGGTTGGGCTGTTACTGACAATGGCCAAATCTGGGTTACAGAAGATGCAGGAACTAATTGGACTTTACAGTACGAAAATGCAGAAAGCCCAACCTTGCGTGATATTTATTTTTATAACGAACAAATAGGCTACGCTGTGGGTGATGCAGGCTATGTAGAGAATGTGTTATTTAAAACGGAAAACGGAGGGGAAGATTGGTCTAAAATTACACTTCCATTAACTGCAGGAGCCTCTTTTTATGGCCTCTTTTTCTGTAAAGCGGTAAGCCAGGATACTGTTTATGCAGCAGGCTGGGACAATACCTTTTTTAGGAGTTATGACGGAGGAACTACATGGAACACCATCTCTTTACCAGCTACTGCAGGTGGTTTTTATGAAGGAGCTTATTTTGTTAATGAAAGTACAGGGTTTATAGTTGGCCCTAGCGGATATATTATAAAAACTACGGATTCAGGCGCCACTTGGTCTGTACTTATGGGAAGCGCAGAGTCTTCAGATTATTTCACTGAAGCGTATTTTTATGATAATATGAGAGGATGGGTCAGCAGCTTTGAGTGTCTGTACACTACTGAAGATGGTGGAGCCACTTGGAGTAGTAATTGTGAAAGTGATTATGGTGGCAGCCGAAAGTCTTTCATTCAATTTGATACTGAGGGTAATGGAATTGCAGTGGCTTCCTACGATATATTAGTAACGCATAATGGAAATGATTTTGAGAAGGTTTTGCCTATTGACTCCATTAATGATTTGTATAGCATCAGCAATGCTAATGATCATTTATATATAGCGGCCAGTGCAGGCGAAATTTTTCATAGCACAGATAAAGGTCAGCAATGGCAGGTGATGAGTACTCCAGTGAATAGCGCCTTACATTGCGTACAATTTGTGGATGACAACCACGGTTGGGCTGCAGGAAATGATGGAATAGTACTAAAAACGGAAGATGGAGGCAATAATTGGCAACAAGTGGAAGTAGGTTATGAGGGCAATTTTAGCGATATGTATTTATGGTCTAGAGAAGAACTTATTTTAACAGGAGCTACAGGTACTATCATAAAAACTTCTGACGCAGGTGCTAACTGGAGTGTTGGTAATATTTCTGCAGAAGACAACCTTAATGCTGTCCATTTTGTAAGTGCAGATACTGGTTATGTAGTGGGTAACACTGGGCTATTAGCCATGTCTACCGATGGCGGATATAATTGGGAATTGCAAGATCCAGGTGTTCTTTCTCATTTGAATGATGTATTCTTTGTAAGCAGCTCAACTGGATATGCGGTAGGAAGGTCAGGTATTATTTCCTATACAGAAAATGGAGGAGGTCTATGGATTCCTCAGGTAAGCGGAGTATCTGCTACGCTTAATTCTGTATACTTTTCAGATGCTAACCATGGTTATATTACTACTTCAGGGAATGTACTTGCAACTGATGATGGCGGGAAAAACTGGAATATCCAACCCACACCTTCAGGAAATACACTTTTAGATATTTATTTTAATGATCAGGGACAAGGTTGGGCAGTAGGTACTGCAGGCAACATTCTTTTCTACGGTGAGCACATTACTGGTGTAGAAGACTTAGGCCGAGGTGTGACTACGTTGGAAACAGTAATATATCCTAATCCAGCTAAAAGCAGAATTCATTTTAAGTTGCAGACTTCTTACAGTGGGCCTGCTGTGCTGATAGTAAATAGTCTTAATGGAAATAAAGTAGTGAATACTAATATTAATTTTCAGGATGGAGAGTACCTATGGGATATCACGCCAGAGCTAGAAAATGGAGTGTATGTAATACAACTGAGGTTGGCAGGCGAGGTGCAGAGTAGCAAATTAATCATTAACAGATAA
- a CDS encoding ABC transporter permease, producing the protein MNKGTLLIIAKQFCLGVFKSKTIYLLILTLLVLLVIAARSGVDYYDQNHYRIDHQQMARESWENNPDKHPHRMAHFGTFAFRLKHPLSIFDFGVESFTGNAVFLEAHKQNVVNFSEASFSTGLLRFGELSMAMVLQTLLPLVIFFIGYSAIVADRENGTLKILLTQGAKWEEILFGRALGLASIALVFWLPFLITICLIFFTEEHVAHDDWVRLGVITITYTIFCFILSFITIYISLKSASSKNALVKLLGLWLLMVILVPKTSQAIGAYVYATPSKLEFRAAIEQDVLKFGDSHDPNDPHFSALKDSVLKANHVKTVEELPFNYGGFVMGQGEKISADIYSKHHKSLLNQYRRQNQLTQWFSIINPFLALKNLSMSLSGTDFESYVHFQQQAEDYRYQLAQKMNALQMKYIRSKSTDTEKGTIVSRDQWKAFSDFQYTKLSTTEALSNVNVSIVSILGWLLLSITLLVYGAKKATAI; encoded by the coding sequence ATGAATAAAGGTACATTGCTTATTATAGCAAAACAGTTTTGTCTGGGTGTATTTAAGTCAAAAACCATTTATCTGTTAATACTTACGTTGTTAGTATTGTTGGTAATAGCAGCCCGAAGTGGTGTTGATTATTATGATCAAAACCATTATAGGATTGATCATCAACAAATGGCTCGTGAAAGTTGGGAAAACAACCCAGATAAGCATCCTCATAGAATGGCTCATTTTGGCACTTTTGCCTTCAGGCTGAAACACCCTTTGAGTATTTTTGATTTTGGAGTTGAAAGTTTCACAGGTAATGCCGTATTTCTGGAAGCTCACAAGCAAAATGTGGTCAATTTTTCAGAAGCTAGCTTTTCCACAGGTCTATTGCGCTTTGGTGAGCTGAGTATGGCCATGGTATTGCAAACCCTTTTGCCTCTCGTTATTTTCTTTATTGGGTATTCGGCTATTGTAGCTGATAGAGAAAATGGTACTCTCAAAATTTTACTTACCCAGGGAGCCAAATGGGAGGAGATCTTATTCGGTAGGGCACTAGGCTTGGCAAGTATAGCCTTGGTATTTTGGTTGCCCTTTTTAATCACTATTTGTTTGATATTCTTTACTGAAGAACATGTAGCACATGATGATTGGGTAAGGCTGGGGGTTATAACCATCACTTATACAATCTTTTGTTTTATTTTATCTTTCATTACGATATACATATCGTTAAAAAGTGCTTCCTCAAAAAACGCTCTGGTAAAGTTATTAGGGTTATGGTTATTAATGGTTATTCTGGTACCAAAAACCTCACAGGCCATCGGAGCTTATGTATATGCAACTCCATCTAAACTTGAGTTTAGAGCCGCCATAGAGCAAGATGTACTGAAATTTGGAGATAGCCATGATCCAAATGATCCTCATTTTTCAGCTTTGAAAGATTCGGTGCTTAAGGCTAATCATGTGAAAACAGTAGAAGAGCTACCATTTAATTATGGGGGTTTTGTAATGGGGCAGGGGGAGAAAATTAGTGCTGACATATATAGTAAACACCATAAGAGTTTATTGAATCAATATAGGAGGCAGAATCAATTGACACAATGGTTTTCTATTATTAATCCTTTTCTGGCACTCAAAAACCTCTCTATGTCACTTTCAGGAACTGATTTTGAATCTTATGTTCATTTTCAGCAGCAGGCAGAAGACTATCGTTATCAATTAGCTCAGAAAATGAATGCCCTCCAAATGAAATACATACGCTCTAAGTCTACAGATACTGAAAAAGGCACTATTGTAAGCAGGGATCAGTGGAAGGCATTTTCTGATTTTCAGTATACGAAGCTCTCTACCACAGAAGCCCTTTCTAATGTAAATGTCTCTATCGTATCTATTTTAGGTTGGTTATTACTATCAATTACTCTTTTAGTTTACGGAGCTAAAAAAGCTACAGCAATATGA